One genomic region from Vannielia litorea encodes:
- the rpmI gene encoding 50S ribosomal protein L35 codes for MPKMKTKSSAKKRFKVTAKGRIKVAQAGKRHGMIKRTNKFIRNARGTTVLCDADEKIVKKFMPYAR; via the coding sequence ATGCCCAAGATGAAGACAAAATCGAGCGCCAAGAAGCGCTTCAAGGTGACGGCCAAGGGCCGCATCAAGGTGGCCCAGGCGGGCAAGCGTCACGGCATGATCAAGCGGACCAACAAGTTCATCCGCAATGCCCGCGGCACCACGGTGCTGTGTGACGCCGACGAGAAGATCGTCAAGAAATTCATGCCCTACGCCCGCTAA
- the pheS gene encoding phenylalanine--tRNA ligase subunit alpha encodes MDELRGKYIEAIAGAADEAALEELRLAAVGKKGEVSLKMRELGKMSPEERQVAGPALNALKDEINTALTARKVALADAALDERLKTEWLDVTLPSRPRRQGTIHPVSQVTEEVTAIFADMGFAVAEGPQIETDWYNFDALNIPGHHPARAEMDTFYMARGEGDNRPPHVLRTHTSPVQIRSMEAGGAPTRIICPGRVYRADYDQTHTPMFHQVEGLAIDRDISMANLKWVLEGFFTAYFGTNVKTRFRASHFPFTEPSAEVDIQCSFEGGTVKVGEGDDWLEVLGSGMVHPDVLRAGKIDPDEWQGFAFGMGIDRIAMLKYGIPDLRAFFESDLRWLRHYGFAALDVPTLHAGVSR; translated from the coding sequence ATGGACGAGCTGCGCGGAAAATACATCGAGGCAATCGCCGGAGCTGCCGATGAGGCGGCGCTGGAGGAGCTGCGCCTCGCGGCCGTGGGCAAGAAGGGCGAGGTGAGCCTGAAGATGCGCGAGCTGGGCAAGATGAGCCCGGAAGAGCGGCAGGTGGCCGGCCCCGCACTGAACGCGCTGAAGGACGAGATCAACACCGCGCTCACTGCCCGCAAGGTGGCGCTGGCCGATGCCGCGCTCGACGAGCGGCTGAAGACCGAATGGCTGGATGTGACGCTGCCGAGCCGTCCGCGCCGTCAGGGCACGATCCACCCGGTGAGCCAGGTGACCGAGGAAGTGACGGCCATTTTTGCCGACATGGGCTTTGCCGTGGCCGAGGGCCCGCAGATCGAGACCGATTGGTACAACTTCGATGCGCTGAACATCCCCGGCCATCACCCGGCCCGCGCCGAGATGGACACTTTCTACATGGCCCGCGGCGAGGGCGACAATCGCCCGCCGCATGTGCTGCGCACCCACACTTCGCCGGTGCAGATCCGGTCGATGGAAGCGGGCGGCGCGCCGACGCGGATCATCTGCCCTGGCCGTGTCTATCGCGCCGATTACGACCAGACGCACACCCCGATGTTCCACCAAGTCGAGGGGTTGGCGATTGACCGCGACATCTCGATGGCCAACCTGAAGTGGGTGCTCGAAGGGTTCTTTACCGCCTACTTCGGGACCAACGTGAAAACCCGGTTCCGCGCCAGCCATTTCCCCTTCACCGAGCCTTCGGCGGAGGTGGACATTCAGTGCAGCTTTGAGGGCGGCACGGTGAAGGTGGGCGAGGGCGACGACTGGCTCGAGGTGCTGGGCAGCGGCATGGTCCACCCTGATGTGCTGCGCGCGGGCAAGATTGACCCCGACGAGTGGCAGGGCTTTGCCTTTGGCATGGGGATCGACCGGATCGCGATGCTGAAATACGGCATCCCCGACCTGCGGGCCTTCTTCGAGAGCGACCTGCGCTGGCTGCGGCACTACGGGTTTGCCGCGCTGGACGTGCCGACTTTGCACGCGGGCGTTTCGCGCTAA
- a CDS encoding MauE/DoxX family redox-associated membrane protein translates to MHVEASPPALTPDPADRRPSTRTKAKARLYRMAPPDHLCPFGLKSKALLTRWGYDVEDHLLTTREETDAFMAEHGVETTPQTWIGSERIGGYDDLRAFFGIPLRDEEEETYQPVIATFSMAAAMGLAVSWLTHGAITGAALIYIVAIAMCILAFQKLRDVESFSTMFLGYDLLARRHVEYAYAYPLLEAAAGVLMLAGVATWLSAPIAIVIGGIGAVSVIKAVYIDKRELKCACMGGGSNVPLGFVSLTENLMMLGMGLYMGARAVQAAITAAS, encoded by the coding sequence ATGCACGTCGAAGCCAGCCCCCCAGCCCTCACCCCCGACCCCGCCGATCGCCGCCCTTCGACCCGCACCAAGGCCAAGGCCCGGCTCTACCGCATGGCCCCCCCCGATCACCTCTGCCCCTTCGGCCTCAAGTCCAAGGCCCTGCTCACCCGCTGGGGCTACGATGTCGAAGACCACCTGCTCACCACCCGCGAAGAGACCGATGCCTTCATGGCCGAGCACGGCGTCGAGACCACCCCGCAAACCTGGATCGGCTCCGAGCGGATCGGCGGCTATGACGATCTGCGCGCCTTCTTCGGCATCCCGCTCCGCGACGAGGAGGAAGAAACCTACCAGCCCGTCATTGCCACCTTCTCCATGGCCGCCGCGATGGGCCTCGCCGTCTCATGGCTGACCCACGGCGCGATCACCGGCGCGGCGCTGATCTACATCGTCGCCATCGCCATGTGCATCCTCGCCTTCCAGAAGCTGCGCGATGTCGAGAGCTTCTCCACCATGTTCCTCGGCTACGACCTGCTGGCCCGCCGCCACGTGGAATACGCCTATGCCTACCCCCTGCTGGAGGCCGCCGCGGGGGTGCTCATGCTCGCCGGCGTGGCCACATGGCTCTCCGCCCCCATCGCCATCGTCATCGGCGGCATCGGCGCAGTGTCGGTGATCAAGGCGGTCTACATCGACAAACGCGAGCTGAAATGCGCCTGCATGGGCGGCGGCTCCAACGTGCCGCTGGGTTTCGTGTCACTGACCGAAAACCTGATGATGCTCGGCATGGGCCTCTACATGGGCGCGCGGGCGGTTCAGGCCGCCATCACCGCCGCCTCGTAA
- a CDS encoding LysE family translocator: MTLEVWTLYVATVLALMSTPGPSQLLMLSNSATHGFGRALATAAGDLTANALQMLAAGLGLAALIAASATALSVIKWAGVAYLVWLGVRMIRRAQAADPGLAQARSRASLKALWLQGFLTSAANPKAVVFFAALFPQFISAEAAFWPQLLILSATYIVIDGCFLSAYGGSAGWIAARFKGTARLWIERVGGGFMIGAAVLLGLKTIGQR, translated from the coding sequence ATGACGCTGGAGGTCTGGACGCTCTATGTGGCCACGGTGCTGGCGCTGATGAGCACCCCCGGCCCCAGCCAGTTGCTGATGCTCTCCAACAGCGCGACCCACGGCTTTGGCCGCGCTCTGGCCACGGCGGCGGGCGACCTGACCGCAAACGCGCTTCAGATGCTGGCCGCCGGGCTTGGGCTTGCGGCGCTGATCGCGGCCTCGGCCACGGCGCTCTCGGTGATCAAATGGGCCGGGGTGGCCTATCTGGTCTGGCTCGGGGTCAGGATGATCCGCCGGGCGCAGGCGGCGGACCCGGGGCTGGCACAGGCGCGCAGCAGGGCCTCGCTGAAGGCGCTCTGGTTGCAGGGCTTTCTGACCTCGGCGGCCAACCCCAAGGCGGTGGTGTTCTTTGCCGCGCTCTTTCCGCAGTTCATCTCGGCTGAGGCGGCCTTCTGGCCGCAGCTCTTGATCCTTTCGGCCACCTACATCGTGATCGACGGGTGCTTTCTGTCGGCCTATGGCGGCAGTGCGGGTTGGATTGCGGCGCGGTTCAAGGGGACGGCCCGGCTTTGGATCGAGCGAGTCGGCGGCGGCTTCATGATCGGGGCGGCGGTGCTGCTTGGCCTGAAGACCATCGGCCAGCGCTAG
- a CDS encoding N-formylglutamate amidohydrolase: MTRNQNTAMTYHPYSLHGRDRPGRWCVTCDHATNVVPPSVNGGSLGLPAAEMARHIAFDPGAAGVALGLAERLGGPAICSNFSRLVIDPNRGEDDPTLLMKLYDGTIIPGNRTAGPEELERRKALCYRPYHDALTDLLAAREAPVLCSVHSFTPKLKGRPARPWQIGVLHSHVDPTLAHALIARLRREPDLVVGDNEPYGGHLPGDAVDRHALQHGRPNVLIELRQDLIETDAQQNAWADRLAPMLEEALAASGL, encoded by the coding sequence ATGACCCGAAATCAAAACACCGCCATGACATATCACCCCTATTCCCTGCACGGGCGCGACCGACCGGGGCGCTGGTGCGTAACCTGTGACCACGCAACAAACGTCGTGCCGCCCTCGGTGAACGGCGGCAGCCTCGGCCTGCCCGCCGCCGAGATGGCCCGCCACATCGCCTTCGACCCGGGCGCGGCAGGCGTTGCGCTGGGTCTGGCCGAGCGATTGGGCGGCCCCGCAATCTGCTCCAATTTCTCCCGTCTGGTGATCGACCCCAACCGCGGGGAGGATGACCCGACCCTGCTGATGAAGCTCTATGACGGCACGATCATCCCCGGCAACCGCACCGCCGGGCCGGAGGAGCTGGAGCGCCGCAAGGCGCTCTGCTACCGCCCCTACCACGACGCGCTGACCGACCTGCTCGCCGCCCGCGAGGCCCCCGTGCTCTGCTCGGTCCACAGCTTCACCCCAAAGCTCAAGGGCCGCCCGGCCCGCCCCTGGCAGATCGGCGTGTTGCACTCCCACGTCGACCCGACGCTGGCCCACGCCCTGATCGCCCGCCTCCGCCGTGAGCCCGACCTCGTGGTGGGCGACAACGAGCCCTACGGCGGCCACCTCCCCGGCGACGCGGTCGACCGCCACGCCCTGCAACACGGCCGCCCCAACGTGCTCATCGAACTCCGCCAGGACCTGATCGAAACAGACGCCCAGCAGAACGCCTGGGCCGACCGTCTGGCGCCGATGCTCGAAGAGGCACTGGCGGCAAGCGGGCTGTAA
- the pyk gene encoding pyruvate kinase — MKRNRNVKIVATLGPASDTYEMIRKLHEAGADVFRLNMSHGSHEEIKARHGMIRQVEKDVGRPIAILADLQGPKLRVGTFAGDSEELVEGASFRLDLDPAEGDASRVCLPHKEIFDALEPGSSLLVNDGKIRLKVTACGSDYADCEVIAGGTISNRKGVNVPDVVLPLAALSEKDLKDLEFVCALGVDWLALSFVQRKEDVEQARELAKGRAAILSKIEKPAAVKAFAEILDASDGIMVARGDLGVELPVQAVPPIQKRLVRTTRSAAKPVIVATQMLESMIESPMPTRAEVSDVSNAIYEGTDAIMLSAESAAGDYPVEAVMTMNAVAEEVESDPTYRDVIEAARRIERSTVADGIVSAAREIAEATDIKAIACFTQTGTTAGLVARERPEVPILALTNHIGTARRLALTWGVTCAVTARLERFKQAVVSGARAARELGLATEDDQIVVTAGVPFNVPGSTNILRVAPCAERLIYASDPE; from the coding sequence ATGAAACGGAACCGCAACGTCAAGATCGTGGCCACGCTGGGGCCGGCCTCTGACACCTACGAGATGATCCGCAAGCTGCATGAGGCCGGGGCCGACGTGTTCCGCCTGAACATGAGCCACGGCTCCCATGAGGAGATCAAGGCGCGGCACGGGATGATCCGGCAGGTGGAGAAGGACGTGGGCCGCCCGATTGCGATTCTGGCCGACCTTCAGGGGCCGAAGCTGCGGGTTGGCACCTTTGCGGGCGACAGCGAGGAGCTGGTGGAGGGCGCGAGCTTCCGGCTCGATCTGGACCCTGCGGAGGGCGATGCCAGCCGGGTCTGCCTGCCGCACAAGGAGATTTTCGACGCGCTGGAGCCGGGCTCCAGCCTGCTCGTCAACGATGGCAAGATCCGCCTGAAGGTGACTGCCTGCGGCTCCGATTATGCCGATTGCGAGGTGATCGCGGGCGGGACGATCAGCAACCGCAAGGGGGTGAACGTGCCTGATGTGGTGCTGCCGCTGGCGGCGCTGAGCGAGAAGGACCTGAAGGATCTCGAATTCGTTTGCGCCCTTGGCGTGGACTGGCTGGCGCTGAGCTTCGTGCAGCGCAAGGAAGACGTGGAGCAGGCCCGGGAGCTGGCCAAGGGGCGCGCCGCGATCCTCTCGAAGATCGAGAAGCCGGCGGCGGTGAAGGCCTTTGCCGAGATCCTCGACGCCTCCGATGGCATCATGGTGGCGCGCGGCGATCTGGGTGTGGAGCTGCCGGTGCAGGCGGTGCCGCCGATCCAGAAGCGGCTGGTGCGCACCACCCGCTCGGCGGCAAAGCCGGTGATCGTGGCGACCCAGATGCTGGAGAGCATGATCGAGAGCCCGATGCCCACGCGCGCCGAAGTTTCTGACGTGTCGAACGCGATTTACGAGGGCACCGATGCGATCATGCTCTCGGCGGAGAGCGCGGCGGGTGACTACCCGGTGGAGGCGGTCATGACGATGAATGCCGTGGCCGAGGAGGTGGAGAGCGACCCGACCTATCGCGACGTGATCGAAGCGGCCCGCCGGATCGAGCGCTCGACCGTGGCCGATGGCATCGTGTCGGCGGCCCGCGAGATCGCCGAGGCGACCGACATCAAGGCGATTGCCTGTTTCACCCAGACCGGCACCACCGCCGGCCTCGTGGCCCGCGAGCGGCCCGAGGTGCCGATCCTTGCGCTGACCAACCACATCGGCACCGCCCGCCGCCTTGCCCTGACATGGGGCGTGACCTGTGCGGTCACGGCGCGGCTGGAGCGGTTCAAGCAGGCGGTTGTCAGCGGCGCCCGCGCCGCACGCGAGCTGGGGCTGGCGACCGAGGACGACCAGATCGTTGTGACCGCCGGTGTGCCCTTCAACGTGCCCGGCTCCACCAACATCCTGCGCGTCGCGCCCTGCGCCGAGCGGCTGATCTACGCCTCCGACCCGGAGTAA
- a CDS encoding dienelactone hydrolase family protein, which produces MQHQDQTYEGFSGTLVTDPALSGPRPGVLVFHSIAWRGPIEMDAAERLAAMGYAAFVADTYGRAPEGPEDCREMMNALNADRTELRRRIEAALNWMRGSGATNGQHGAIGFCFGGKCVLDLARLGEADVKAVASFHGLFDRPTWETAATIPTSVLALHGWDDPLAKPDEVLALAEELDAAQADWQILAMGGVSHAFTNPGAKDKAGGKNYDARATERAWAATESLFAEAFRAEA; this is translated from the coding sequence ATGCAGCATCAAGACCAGACCTACGAGGGCTTTTCCGGCACCCTCGTCACCGATCCGGCCCTCTCCGGCCCCCGCCCCGGCGTGCTGGTGTTCCATTCCATCGCATGGCGCGGCCCCATCGAGATGGATGCCGCCGAGCGCCTCGCCGCCATGGGCTACGCCGCCTTCGTGGCCGATACCTATGGCCGCGCGCCCGAGGGTCCGGAAGACTGCCGCGAAATGATGAACGCGCTCAACGCCGACCGCACGGAGCTGCGCCGCCGGATCGAAGCCGCGCTAAACTGGATGCGCGGCTCCGGCGCCACCAACGGCCAGCACGGCGCCATCGGTTTCTGCTTCGGCGGCAAATGCGTGCTCGATCTGGCCCGTCTGGGCGAGGCCGATGTGAAGGCCGTCGCCAGCTTCCACGGCCTCTTCGACCGCCCCACATGGGAAACCGCCGCAACCATCCCCACCTCAGTCCTCGCCCTCCACGGCTGGGATGACCCGCTCGCCAAGCCGGATGAGGTGCTGGCACTGGCCGAGGAACTCGACGCGGCGCAGGCCGACTGGCAGATCCTCGCGATGGGCGGCGTCAGCCACGCCTTCACCAATCCGGGCGCGAAAGACAAGGCAGGCGGCAAAAACTACGACGCCCGCGCCACCGAACGGGCCTGGGCCGCGACCGAAAGCCTCTTTGCCGAGGCCTTCCGGGCAGAGGCCTAA
- a CDS encoding glutathione S-transferase family protein, with the protein MTDLSEFAVTKRWPVEDPSKLQLFSFPTPNGRKIGIALEEMSLPYEAHRVTVSDADVKSPEFLSLNPNNKIPAIIDPDGPGGKPLALWESGAILTYLAEKTGKFYGESGTGKHVVNQWLMWQMGGLGPMLGQLGFFYKFAGSKIEDPRPRERYVGEAKRLLGVLDGQLEGKDWIAGDYSIADMAIVPWLMGLEFYGAEEVVGLNDLKRVTAYIERFKARPAVQAGLNVPPREG; encoded by the coding sequence ATGACAGACCTTTCCGAATTCGCCGTCACCAAACGTTGGCCGGTGGAAGACCCTTCCAAGCTGCAACTCTTTTCCTTCCCCACGCCCAACGGCCGCAAGATCGGCATCGCGCTGGAGGAGATGAGCCTGCCCTACGAGGCACACCGCGTCACCGTGTCGGACGCCGATGTGAAAAGCCCCGAGTTTCTCAGCCTGAATCCCAACAACAAGATCCCCGCGATCATCGACCCTGATGGCCCGGGCGGCAAGCCGCTGGCGCTCTGGGAGAGCGGCGCGATCCTGACCTATCTCGCTGAAAAGACAGGCAAGTTCTACGGCGAGAGCGGCACCGGAAAGCACGTGGTCAACCAATGGCTGATGTGGCAGATGGGCGGCCTCGGCCCGATGCTCGGCCAGCTCGGCTTCTTCTACAAGTTCGCCGGCAGCAAGATCGAAGATCCCCGCCCCCGCGAGCGTTACGTCGGCGAGGCCAAGCGCCTGCTCGGCGTGCTCGATGGCCAGCTCGAGGGCAAAGACTGGATCGCCGGTGACTACTCCATCGCCGACATGGCCATCGTGCCCTGGCTGATGGGGCTGGAGTTCTACGGCGCCGAGGAGGTCGTGGGGCTGAACGACCTCAAGCGGGTCACCGCCTATATCGAGCGCTTCAAGGCCCGCCCCGCCGTTCAGGCCGGGCTCAACGTGCCGCCGCGCGAGGGCTGA
- a CDS encoding YrhK family protein produces the protein MKLFRHENRERSHATRRVYALYELAYTAVDFGAAICFLVGSVLFFWPAAETPAVWLFTIGSGLFLAKPAIRLAREVKLLRMGRYEELAERVER, from the coding sequence ATGAAGCTGTTTCGCCATGAGAACCGGGAGAGAAGCCACGCCACGCGGCGGGTTTATGCGCTGTATGAGCTGGCCTATACGGCGGTCGATTTTGGCGCGGCGATCTGCTTTTTGGTCGGGTCGGTGCTGTTCTTCTGGCCGGCGGCGGAAACCCCGGCTGTGTGGCTCTTCACCATCGGGTCGGGGTTGTTCCTTGCCAAGCCGGCGATCCGGCTGGCGCGGGAGGTGAAGCTGCTGCGGATGGGGCGCTACGAGGAGCTGGCGGAACGGGTGGAGCGGTAG
- a CDS encoding Hint domain-containing protein, producing MAQLSLTLQFVNGDPATSGKGINLTTQQEPNAVFDEPSGEFSLSTVATNDTLVINGVTYQYEYLGWADVRGNPYEPAAFIRITGGPSGAQYGVGSTFAVDLSDPEAPGYPSLPNGSTKLTVSDLDTDDGVGFPGVPCFAEGMRLLTEAGPCEVEFLQAGMRLKTRDHGWQPIRWVGGSRVEGRGELAPVAIEAGTLGPHGRLLVSPNHRMLVGGWRAELLFGVEEALVAAKALVDGGAIRFAPCREVTYYHVLLDAHEVIYAEGAETESFYPGEVGAETLGPAARAGIEKIFPGLLEGRRPYGALARPELRRYEAAVMAA from the coding sequence ATGGCACAGCTATCGCTGACTCTACAGTTCGTGAACGGTGATCCGGCCACGTCGGGCAAGGGTATCAACCTGACGACGCAGCAGGAGCCGAACGCGGTCTTCGATGAACCGTCGGGGGAGTTCTCACTCTCGACGGTGGCGACGAATGACACCTTGGTCATCAATGGCGTGACCTATCAGTACGAGTATCTCGGCTGGGCCGATGTACGTGGAAACCCCTATGAGCCGGCGGCTTTCATCCGGATCACTGGCGGCCCGTCGGGGGCGCAATATGGCGTGGGCTCGACTTTTGCGGTCGACCTAAGCGACCCGGAGGCGCCGGGCTATCCCAGCCTGCCAAACGGGTCGACCAAGCTCACGGTTTCCGACCTCGACACCGACGATGGCGTGGGCTTTCCCGGTGTGCCCTGTTTTGCCGAGGGCATGCGGCTGCTGACGGAGGCCGGGCCCTGCGAGGTGGAGTTTCTGCAAGCGGGGATGCGGCTGAAAACGCGCGATCACGGCTGGCAGCCGATCCGTTGGGTGGGCGGCAGCCGGGTGGAAGGCCGGGGCGAGCTGGCGCCGGTGGCGATCGAGGCGGGCACGCTGGGACCGCACGGGCGGCTGCTGGTTTCGCCCAACCACCGGATGCTGGTGGGCGGCTGGCGGGCCGAGCTGCTGTTTGGCGTGGAAGAGGCGCTGGTGGCAGCCAAGGCGTTGGTGGACGGCGGCGCGATCCGTTTTGCGCCCTGCCGGGAGGTGACCTACTACCATGTGCTGCTGGATGCCCATGAGGTGATCTATGCCGAGGGGGCGGAGACCGAGAGCTTCTACCCCGGCGAAGTGGGCGCGGAGACCCTTGGCCCGGCAGCGCGGGCCGGTATCGAAAAGATCTTCCCCGGCCTACTGGAGGGCCGGCGACCCTATGGAGCGCTCGCCCGGCCCGAGCTGCGGCGTTACGAGGCGGCGGTGATGGCGGCCTGA
- the rplT gene encoding 50S ribosomal protein L20 encodes MSRVKGGTTTHARHKKVIKAAKGYYGRRSTNFKTATQAVDKANQYATRDRKNRKRQFRALWIQRINAAVRSHDESLTYSRFINGLSLAGIEVDRKVLADLAVHEPEAFGGIVEKAKAALA; translated from the coding sequence ATGTCCCGAGTCAAAGGTGGAACGACCACCCACGCCCGCCACAAGAAGGTGATCAAGGCCGCGAAAGGCTATTACGGTCGCCGCAGCACCAACTTCAAGACCGCCACGCAGGCTGTCGACAAGGCCAATCAGTACGCCACGCGAGACCGCAAGAACCGTAAGCGCCAGTTCCGCGCGCTGTGGATTCAGCGGATCAACGCCGCCGTGCGCAGCCACGATGAGAGCCTGACCTATTCGCGCTTCATCAACGGCCTGTCGCTGGCCGGCATCGAGGTGGACCGCAAGGTGCTGGCCGACCTCGCCGTGCACGAGCCGGAGGCCTTTGGCGGTATCGTCGAAAAGGCGAAAGCCGCGCTGGCCTGA
- the pheT gene encoding phenylalanine--tRNA ligase subunit beta: MKFTLSWLKEHLETDASLDDILDALTDLGLEVEGVEDPASRLTAFTIGKVIAAEKHPDADRLKVCKVLTDEGETQIICGAPNAREGITVVVAKPGTYVPGIDTTIQVGKIRGIESHGMMASEREMELSDEHDGIIELDSGEVGDRFTDWLAANRPEAVDPVIEIAITPNRPDALGVHGIARDLAARGLGQLKPLEQHEIEGTFASPVNVTIAEDAADGCHVFQGRYIKGVKNGPSPEWLQKKLRAIGLRPISALVDITNYFTYDRNRPLHVFDGGKVKGDLLIHRAKGGEELLALDGKTYAMPEGALVFSDDNGVESVAGIMGGEESGCTEETTDVILEAAYWDFVQIAMTGRALKINSDARYRNERGIDPGYNRQAVDDATAMILELCGGEPSELIEAGAVPDVSRAYKLDAARCSSLVGMDILEATQRASLEALGFVMDGDMAQVPSWRPDVKGEADLVEEVARIASLTGLVGKPMARVAPGVPKPILTESQQRERIARRTIAALGYNECVTYSFIDEATAKLFNGGDEATRLENPISSEMSHMRPALLPGLLQAAARNQARGLGDMALFEVGAAFHGGEPGEQHMLATGLLVGATGPRDSFGARRDVDVYDAKADCEAVLAALGAPERVQFRREASDWWHPGRSSVMALGKNVLAVFGEIHPRILREMDVKGPAVGFTIWPQAVPAKKAKGASRGAVVMADLQAVERDFAFVVDADVAAMDLMNAARGADKALIEDVRLFDQFIGGSLGEGKKSLAITVRMQPSEKTLTDEDIAGVAAKVVEKVTKATGGVLRG; encoded by the coding sequence ATGAAATTCACCCTGAGCTGGCTCAAGGAGCACCTGGAGACGGATGCGAGCCTTGACGACATTCTCGACGCGCTGACCGATCTCGGCCTCGAGGTGGAGGGGGTCGAAGACCCGGCCTCCCGGCTCACGGCCTTTACCATCGGCAAGGTGATCGCCGCCGAGAAGCACCCCGATGCCGACCGGCTGAAGGTGTGCAAGGTGCTGACCGACGAGGGCGAGACGCAGATCATCTGCGGTGCGCCGAATGCGCGGGAGGGGATCACCGTGGTGGTGGCCAAGCCGGGGACTTACGTGCCGGGGATCGACACCACGATTCAGGTGGGCAAGATCCGCGGGATCGAGAGCCACGGCATGATGGCCTCGGAGCGCGAGATGGAGCTTTCCGACGAGCATGACGGGATCATCGAGCTGGACAGCGGCGAGGTGGGCGACCGTTTTACCGACTGGCTCGCGGCCAACCGCCCCGAGGCGGTGGACCCGGTGATCGAGATTGCGATCACCCCCAACCGGCCCGATGCGTTGGGCGTGCATGGCATTGCCCGCGACCTCGCAGCGCGGGGGCTCGGCCAACTGAAGCCGTTGGAGCAGCACGAGATCGAGGGCACGTTCGCCAGCCCGGTGAATGTGACCATCGCCGAGGACGCGGCAGACGGCTGCCACGTGTTTCAGGGCCGCTACATCAAGGGCGTGAAGAACGGCCCCTCGCCGGAATGGCTGCAGAAGAAGCTGCGGGCCATCGGGCTGCGACCGATCTCGGCGCTGGTCGATATCACCAACTACTTCACCTACGACCGCAACCGCCCGCTGCACGTGTTCGACGGCGGCAAGGTGAAGGGCGATCTGCTCATTCACCGCGCCAAGGGCGGTGAGGAACTGCTGGCGCTGGACGGCAAGACCTATGCCATGCCCGAGGGGGCGCTGGTGTTCTCCGACGACAATGGCGTTGAGAGCGTGGCCGGGATCATGGGCGGCGAGGAGTCCGGCTGCACCGAGGAGACCACGGATGTGATCCTCGAGGCGGCCTATTGGGATTTCGTGCAGATCGCGATGACCGGGCGGGCGCTGAAGATCAACTCGGACGCGCGGTATCGGAACGAGCGCGGGATTGATCCGGGCTACAACCGGCAGGCAGTGGATGATGCCACGGCGATGATCCTCGAGCTGTGCGGCGGTGAGCCGAGCGAGCTGATCGAGGCGGGCGCGGTGCCGGATGTTAGCCGTGCCTACAAGCTGGATGCCGCGCGCTGCTCGTCGCTCGTGGGCATGGACATCCTCGAAGCCACGCAGCGGGCCTCGCTGGAAGCGCTGGGCTTTGTCATGGACGGTGACATGGCACAGGTGCCGAGCTGGCGGCCTGACGTGAAGGGCGAGGCGGACCTTGTGGAAGAGGTCGCGCGGATTGCCTCGCTCACCGGGCTTGTCGGGAAGCCGATGGCGCGGGTTGCGCCGGGCGTGCCGAAGCCGATCCTGACCGAGAGCCAGCAGCGCGAGCGGATCGCGCGGCGCACGATTGCGGCGCTGGGCTACAATGAATGCGTGACCTACAGCTTCATCGACGAGGCGACGGCCAAGCTCTTCAACGGCGGCGATGAGGCGACCCGGCTGGAGAACCCGATTTCGAGCGAGATGAGCCATATGCGGCCCGCACTGCTGCCGGGCCTGCTGCAGGCCGCCGCGCGCAATCAGGCGCGGGGGCTGGGCGATATGGCGCTGTTCGAGGTTGGCGCGGCCTTCCACGGGGGCGAGCCGGGCGAGCAGCACATGCTGGCGACCGGGCTGCTGGTGGGCGCGACCGGCCCGCGGGACAGCTTCGGCGCCCGCCGGGACGTGGATGTGTACGACGCCAAAGCCGATTGCGAGGCCGTGCTGGCGGCGCTGGGCGCGCCGGAGCGGGTGCAGTTTCGCCGGGAGGCGAGCGACTGGTGGCATCCGGGCCGCTCCTCGGTAATGGCGCTGGGCAAAAACGTGTTGGCCGTGTTTGGCGAGATCCACCCGCGCATCCTGCGGGAGATGGATGTGAAGGGCCCGGCTGTGGGCTTCACCATCTGGCCGCAGGCGGTGCCGGCGAAGAAGGCCAAGGGCGCCTCGCGGGGCGCGGTAGTGATGGCCGATCTTCAGGCCGTCGAGCGCGACTTTGCCTTTGTCGTCGATGCGGATGTGGCCGCGATGGACCTGATGAACGCCGCCCGCGGGGCCGACAAGGCGCTGATCGAGGATGTGCGCCTGTTCGACCAGTTCATCGGCGGCAGCCTTGGCGAAGGCAAGAAGAGCCTTGCGATCACGGTGCGGATGCAGCCCTCGGAAAAGACCTTGACCGACGAGGATATCGCCGGTGTCGCCGCCAAGGTGGTGGAGAAGGTCACCAAGGCCACGGGTGGGGTGCTGCGGGGCTGA